The nucleotide sequence CCGATGAACTGCCCGGGTCACATGCTCATCTTTAAAAACAAGCTTCATTCATACAGAGATCTCCCTGTACGTATGGCCGAGTTCGGTCAAGTTCACCGTCATGAATATAGCGGTGCACTAAACGGTATGATTCGTGTTCGTACTTTCTGTCAAGATGATGCACATATCTTTGTTACACCAGGGCAGATTGAAAGTGAGATCAAAAACGTATTTAAACTGGTAGATAAAATTTACAGCACTTTTGGTTTTGAGTATTCAGTTGAACTATCTACTCGTCCGGAAGATTCTATGGGCGATGACCGTTTATGGGAACAAGCTGAGGGCGCGTTGAAAAACGTTCTAGAAGATCTTGGAATGAATTATCACCTTAATGAAGGCGATGGAGCGTTCTATGGTCCAAAGATTGACTTCCATATAAAAGATGCTTTGAAGAGAAGTCATCAGTGTGCAACAATTCAGCTGGACTTCCAGATGCCAGAAAAGTTTGACCTAACTTATGTAGATGAAAACAACCAAAAGGTACGTCCAGTTGTTATTCACCGTGCAATCTACGGATCAATTGACCGTTTCTTAGGAATTCTAGTTGAACACTTTGCTGGAGCATTCCCTACATGGTTAGCACCAGTTCAAGTGAAACTAATCCCTGTTTCCGATGTTCATAACGAGTATGCTCATAAGCTTCAAGAAGATTTGAAAGAGCATGCAATTCGTGTAGAGATCGACACTAGAAATGAAAAGATGGGCTACAAGATCCGTGAAGCTCAAATGAAGAAGATTCCTTACATGCTTGTTCTAGGTGATAAAGAGATCGAAGACAATGCGGTAAACGTTCGTAAGTATGGTGAGCAAAAATCTGAAACTGTTTCATATGAAGATTTCAGAGACAAGATTCTAGCTCAAATTAACGAGAAGAGATAGATAAAAGAGCGAAGCAGCCAATTTCAAAGTTGGCTGCTTTTATTTGATATGAAAGTTGAAATGGACAGATTAATTCAGTAAACGGACAGAAAAAAACCTTCAATCCGACAAATTAATCTAGAAATTGGACAGATAATTAGAGGAATCCGACAAATTAACGATGAGATTGGACAGATTATCAATTTTAGACACACAACAAATGGGTTTACTATCATTAAAGTGGTTCGCTCAAAAAAACTCTTGCATTCTTTCTGTAAACGAAGTAAAATTAATTTCGTTGCTTGTTGTTATATTCGTTGTTTGACACAATTGTCTCCAATATGTTATAGTATGTAAGGTTAATAAAATAAGCAAAAGCATCAAACAAGCAGAAGCACCCGCTTCTCACCTGATTCGACGTCTTTAGACTGTTGATGGGTAGATGGATATTCAGGCATGTCAAAGTGTACATAGCCGGTTTACTATGTGTGGGTGATCGTTGCGCCGACGCTTTTTTTATTTGCAGAAATAACAAGTCGAGTGTATTTGCACTCACTGAAAAATTTTGGAGGTGACTTACTATTAGTAAGGACATGTCTGTCAATGAAGGTATTCGTGCCCGTGAGGTTCGATTAATCGGTCCTGATGGAAGCCAGCTTGGCATTAAAACAAGACAGGAAGCTTTAGACCTTGCAACAAACGCAAATCTTGACCTTGTTCTCGTTGCTGCAACTGCTAAACCGCCAGTGTGTCGTATCATGGACTACGGTAAGTTTAAATACGAGCAACAGCGTAAAGATCGTGAAGCACGAAAAAATCAAAAAGTCATTACGACTAAAGAGATTCGTTTAAGTCCAACAATTGAGGAAAACGACTTTAATACAAAGCTTAGAAATGCCCGTAAGTTCCTTGAAAAAGGCGACAAAGTAAAAGCAAGTATTCGTTTCCGTGGACGTGCAATTACTCATTCTCAAATCGGAAAAACGGTATTGGAAAAGTTAGCGAAAGAATGTGAAGATCTTTCTACGGTTGAAACAAAACCGAAAATGGAAGGTCGTAGCATGTTCCTTATCCTTGCACCTAAAGCCGAAAAATAATTTTTACCAGGGAGGATAACCATTATGCCTAAAATGAAAACTCATAAAGGTGCTGCAAAGCGCTTTAGAAAAACTGGATCAGGTAAATTGAAGCGTGCTCGCGCTTATACTAGTCACTTGTTTGCTAACAAGTCTACAAAAGCTAAGCGTAAGCTTCGTAAAGCAAAACTTGTTCACAGCGGTGATTACAAGCGTATCCGCACACTGTTAACTTACAAAAAACGTTAATCGTTCGTCATTCGATTTAAAATTAGGAGGTTTTTAATATGCCAAGAGTAAAAGGTGGCTATGTAACACGTCGTCGTCGTAAAAAAGTTCTTAAGTTAGCTAAAGGCTATTTCGGTTCTAAACATAAATTATTTAAAGTAGCACAACAACAAGTATTCAAATCACTTATGTACGCTTACCGTGACCGTCGTCAGAAGAAGCGTGATTTCCGTAAGCTTTGGATCACTCGTATTAACGCTGCTGCACGTACAAACGGTCTTTCTTACAGCCGTTTAATGCACGGTCTTAAACTTGCGGGTATCGACATCAACCGTAAGATGCTTTCAGAGATTGCAATCACAGACGAAAAAGCTTTCGCTGAATTGGCTTCAAAAGCTAAAGAAAGCCTAAAAGCTTAATTAGAAAAAAGAAAAGATCATTTCCTCATTTGATGGAGATGATCTTTTTTCATTCTGAAGGGAAAACAACAAGGTGTTAATCATATATTTAATCATTTTAAACGCAGCCGCCTATTATGTTATGAAAAAAGACAAAGCGAACGCAAAAGAAGGAAAATGGCGCACTCCTGAAGCGAGGCTTTGGCTGATCGCTTTTATAGGTGGAGCACCTGGAATGTGGCTAGCTATGAAAAAGTTCCGTCATAAGACGAAACATCCATCTTTTCGAAATGGTTTACCTGTCTTAAGCATCGTAATAACTGTTTTGGCCGGCTGGTTTATATAGAAAACACACTAATCCTGTTGAAGGTATCGTTTGTCTTTTAAGAAGAGCCTCCAGAATATATAAAAACCAGGAGCGAGTATGGCAAGACCTACGATATACATAATCATCAAGGAATAAAAGGTTTCTTTAGCGGTGAAAGCCTCATAAATCGTTAAATCAGGGAAAACGATATACGGCAGGTGAGCTAAACCATAGCCGATACTAGCTAGACCATATTGAAATACAGTTGCCAATAATGTAAAACGCGGCCGTCCAATTCCTGGGCGGTTTTGTTTTGGCCACCAAAGGGCTGCGTATGCCATTAGAAACGCAAGTAAAGATAGAATAAACCATATCTTTTGATCCATTAAGTTGTCTATGAGCCAACGAGATTCGGGTGCCATAAACAAAAGTGTAAAAAGAGCTGAAAGCAAAGTAAGGGGTCCTAACATGATGGCATTGCTGCGATACAGCTTGTAAGCATCTTCTTTATTTGAAACCCGTGCGTAATCTGCTAAAAATAACGATGACAGATAAAGTTCAGAAGTTAAGCCGAAAAGTACATAAAGATATAGTGTTGGACTTGTAAACAATTTTCCTAACAAAAGGCTTTGGGTGTCTCCATCAACAGCTATAAATCCACCTTGAGAAATAGGCAAAACAGCTATGAGTAGGGAAGGAATTAATAATCCTGATATTCCCGATATGATAAACATCGTCCTTCTATATCCTTGTACAGAATAGGAGAACACCATAAAAGCACTTCGAATGGCCAGCAAAAAGAGAATCAATGAAACAGGTACTAGCATAACAGTTCCAAGTGTGTAGGCTCCTTTTGGAAAGAAGCCGACAAACGCTACCACTAGAAGAACGAGAAACGTGTTCGTAATTTCCCATGTGGGTGATAAGAAACGATTGGCGATCCTACCTGCCATCGTCCTATGATTGTTGTAGATCATCGCCCAAAATCCTGCTCCAAAATCGATGGATCCAAATATGCTATAAATAAATATAAAGGTCCACATCATCAGGATCGCTAAAACTTCTTCGCTCATCCTTTACTCCTCCTTTCTAACTCTGAAGTTTTTCCATATCTTTTGAAACTGGGTTTCGCTTGAAATAAGCAGTTAAAATAAGAACCGTTAAAACGCTTAGCAAGGCATATAGGCCTAAGAATAATAAGAAAAGCATTCCGAGATCTTCATTCTTTGTTGCAGCTTCTGCTGTTGTCTGAACTCTGTAGATGGTCCATGGCTGTCTACCGCTGCAGCTGAATACCCAACCGAATTCAATGCCTAGCATGGATAGAGGTCCAGACAATACGAGCGACCAAAGCAGCCACTTTGGAAATGGCTTTCCTCGCTTTTTAACAAAAAACCACCAATAAAATAAAACGAATGCGGCGAGTCCCAGTAAAAGAGTGCCGATACCAACCATTAAATTAAAAAGAGTGTGGACATAGAAAGGTGGCCACGTTTCACGAGGAAATTCGTATAGTCCCTTAACTTCCGTATCAAACTTTCCAGCAGCCAGCCAGCTGAGAGCCCATGGAATTTCTATGCCGTATTTAACTTCTTCTGTCTTAGGATCTGTATAACCACCTATTGCAAGCGGTGCGTATCTTTGTGTTTCAAACAACCCTTCAGCAGCAGCTAGTTTTTCAGGAGAATGCTGATGAAGAATCTGTGCTGAATGATGCCCGGAAGTAGCAGAGACAAAACTCATCACAAGAGCGACAGCTAAAGACATGAATAACCCTTTTAAATGATATGCACGTTCACGTTCAGGACGTTTTTTTAATAGTTTAAATGCCGCTACAGATGCAACCGCAAATGCGCCTGTCATATAGGCGGTTACTGCAACGTGAAAGGAGGAAGACAAAAAGCTGGGATTAAAAAAGGCGTCCCAAGGATTTACATCATAGATCGTGCCATCAGGTTTGATTTTAAATCCTGCAGGTGTATTCATCCATGTATTAACTGCAGAAATTAAAATCGCAGATGCCACGGCGCCTAGTGCAACAAAGAATACCGAGATTAAGCGAAAGTACCTTGGTAATCTGTCCGCTGCATATACATAAATAGACATAAATAAGGCTTCCAAGAAAAAAGCAAAAATCTCAATCTGAAAGGGAAGTGAGATTACTTTCCCGACGATCTCCATAAAACCTGGCCATAGAAGCGATAGCTGTACACCTACAATCGTTCCTGATGGAATGGCAACACCTAAAAGAACAGCGAAGGCTTTCGTCCAACGTTTTGCCATAATAGCGTAGTCGTTGTCACCTTTAACTTGATGAATGATTTCTGCGATGACGATCATTAAAGGGATTCCAACGCCAAGCGTAGCAAAAATAATATGAAAACCCAGTGATGTTCCAAAAAAGGCTCTCGCTAGTACAACTGTATCCATGCCCGATTCCTCCTAAAAACTAAGAACTTTGTAAGTAAACAATCTATCTTTAAGGTGTCAATATATAGAATGGATTATGCACACGACATTTTGTCATATAGAGCTCGTCTTCTGTCATATGCTGACTTAAAGGGGGGTGAGTGCGTGCTAGACAATACAAGTGTGTATATCGAGGTGCTCAAGTTTAGTGGAATCTTTGCCCCTTTGCTGTTCATTCTTCTTCAGGCTTTCAGACAATTCTTTTTCCTGCCTGTAGGTCTTATCTGTCTGACAGGTGGAATTTTGTTCGGAGCCGTTGCGGGCACATTTTATTCTGTTATCGGTATCACCTTGTCGAGTGTTCTTTTTTACTGGGGTATGAAAAGCATGCCAAAGCTTATGAAAAAAGTAAAAAAACTGCAGAAAAAGTGGATCGGAAAAAGAATGCCATTCTCGGTTGGTCAGATTGCTATTTTAAAAATGGTCCCATTCATGCATTTCCATCTTTTAAGTCTTTGTCTGATTGAGATTTCATCAAATTTTAGAGAGTACACGAAGGCTAGTATTATTTCAAACATACCAATAGCCATTTTCTATTCCTCTTTTGGATCCGTACTGCTTTCACTGTCATTATTTACATCTCTTGCCGTTATAATTGGGTTATCCGTTCTGTTTTATCTATTAAGAAGAAAAGAATGGGTCATAAAATGGAGTGAATTTTTTGAAGAAGACAACGTAAAACGTGAAAAACAGCGCATGCCTGCATAGGGTATGCTTTTTTTTGTTGAAATTAGAATAAATTCATCCTCGAATGTAGATCAAGATAACGTTATAATAGCTTAGGAATGAAAGGCAGGGGATGAACGTGGAGATTGAACGACTTTTTTCCATGCAAGATGAATTAAATTCACGAATCGTAAAAGAACATAACCTTGAGAATGCATCATTATCTGAACAAAGAAGATTGGCATTTCTTGTTGAACTTGGGGAGCTGGCAAACGAAACAAGATGCTTTAAATATTGGAGTAAACGTCCAGCATCTGAGAAAGAAGTAATTTTAGAGGAATATGTAGACGGACTGCATTTTGTATTATCCATCGGGCTAGACCTTGGTTTTACAAAGATCGAACTGTCAAATGAGGTAGAAATTCGAGGGGAAATGGACAAGATAGAGTTAAACAGTCTCTTTCTTTCTCTTTATCAATGGGGCTCTAAATCTTTATCGCACCAAGAGTTTCATGCGTTTTTTGATGAATTCTTAGGTTTAGGCGTAAAACTTGGCTTTTCATTTGAAGAGATTGAAACGGCTTATTTTGATAAAAATGCTGTAAATCACGAGCGTCAGGATACAGGTTATTAATACCATGATTGTCCTGCGCAAAATTTGATGCTCGTGGAAGTGGTTGATTTCCGTTCCAGGGGCTCGCTTTCCGCGGGGCGACCGGTGAGCCCCTTGCCGCTTTGCGCCGTTAAGGGTCTCACCTGACCGCTCGTCCCGCAGGAGTCTCGCACCTTACACTCCAATCAATTTATCAAAGAAGAGCATTGAACAAAATGCTTCTAAAACAACAGAAGAGAGCCAAAACTATATCAAGAGTAATAAAACAACAAAAAAATAAAAAACCCGGAAATCCCGGGTTTTACTTTAAGCCATCAGATAGAGTTGTTAAAATTTCTTCCTTCTTTTGTTGATCTGAATTTTTCCAGATCACTTCAAAAAGTACGCCAAGACCAGGAAGCATTTTTTCTTCTCCACTTTCGATTGCATCAACAATCGTATCTTGTAATTGCTCTTTATTGTTTCCAGTAACGTTATGCAATACTGCTTTTCTTAAATCAAGATTCATGGGATAAGCACCTCTATTAATTTTTTTCTTTTTTTATTGTGTACGTTATGAGTAAGTTTTATGAGGAAAAATATTAAATATTTATGATTTAAAGGAGTACACCTTATAATGAAGCACATCGAATCAGAATCCAACGCTTCTTTAAAGCAATGGAAGAAGCTGCATACAAAAAAAGAGCGAGAAAGATCAGGCACATATTTGATTGAAGGCCCACATCTTATTGAAGAGGCAATAAAATCTGGTGCAAAGCTGCAGCATGTCATTATTGAAGAAAATTTTGAAATAAATGAATCATGGCTAAAAGAAAAGTTTACGCTATGGTCGGTTCCGGCTAAATTGATGAAACAGCTTTCTGAAACAGAAAAGCCGCAAGGGATTGTGGCTGTATGTGAAATGATGGATCAGTCAGCAGAGCTTATAAAAGAAAATGGCCGTTACTTATTGATAGACGGAGTACAAGATCCAGGTAATCTTGGAACAATCATTCGTACAGCGGATAGTGCTGGACTTGATGGAGTCTTCTTAGGTGAGGGTACCGCAGACCTTTATAATGGTAAAACAGTTAGGTCTACTCAAGGTTCTCTTTATCATCTGCCGATTGTAAAAGCTGATCTTTTAGAGATTATCGAGCAATGTAAGGAGCGGAATATCACTGTACTTTCAACTTCTCTGCAAGAAGCTGTCGACATGAGGAAAGCGCCAGAAGTTGAAGGTTTCGCCTTAATTGTTGGGAATGAAGGAGCCGGCGTGCAGGAAGTATTGCAGCAAGAATCGACGATGAATGTAAAGATACCTATTTTCGGAAGTGCTGAGTCACTAAACGTGTCCGTTGCTACAGGCATCCTTTTGTATGAATTACAGCGAAATCGAACGTAATTTGTTCCAAAGCGTTGCAATTGATGATTTTATTCATATATAATGAAAAAGATGAATGAAATAGAGTAAAAAACAAAGATGGAGAAAAGTAAATAATGATTCCGCCAAAAAGGGAGGAAATGTCCTGGACTGCGAGCATTTCTTTGGTAGGTATTATTGAATTCACTCCTGAGTTGTCACCTGAAGGATCTAAGTAGGGCTGACCGGTGAAGAGCCGTTATTGAAATGAAGTGAACAGTGTATTTTTCATTGTTAAATTGGGTGGTACCGCGAACTCCTCGTCCCTTATTGGATGAGGAGTTTTTTATTTTTTTAAGGAGGGGTTGCACGGTGAAAGACCGTTTAGAAGCTCTAAAAGTAGAAGCGATCGGCCAAATCAAAGAAAGCCAAGATTTAAAAGATCTTCAAGCTGTGAAAGTTGCTTATCTAGGTAAGAAAGGACCCATCACTGAAGTTTTAAAAGGAATGGGTAAATTATCCGCAGAAGAACGTCCTGTAATCGGAGCATATGCCAACGAAGTGCGTGACAGCATTCAGCAGGAGCTTGATAAAAAACAGACTGAGCTGGAAAAT is from Fictibacillus sp. b24 and encodes:
- the infC gene encoding translation initiation factor IF-3, which produces MSVNEGIRAREVRLIGPDGSQLGIKTRQEALDLATNANLDLVLVAATAKPPVCRIMDYGKFKYEQQRKDREARKNQKVITTKEIRLSPTIEENDFNTKLRNARKFLEKGDKVKASIRFRGRAITHSQIGKTVLEKLAKECEDLSTVETKPKMEGRSMFLILAPKAEK
- the rpmI gene encoding 50S ribosomal protein L35, which produces MPKMKTHKGAAKRFRKTGSGKLKRARAYTSHLFANKSTKAKRKLRKAKLVHSGDYKRIRTLLTYKKR
- the rplT gene encoding 50S ribosomal protein L20, with the protein product MPRVKGGYVTRRRRKKVLKLAKGYFGSKHKLFKVAQQQVFKSLMYAYRDRRQKKRDFRKLWITRINAAARTNGLSYSRLMHGLKLAGIDINRKMLSEIAITDEKAFAELASKAKESLKA
- a CDS encoding DUF1294 domain-containing protein → MLIIYLIILNAAAYYVMKKDKANAKEGKWRTPEARLWLIAFIGGAPGMWLAMKKFRHKTKHPSFRNGLPVLSIVITVLAGWFI
- a CDS encoding cytochrome d ubiquinol oxidase subunit II; this translates as MSEEVLAILMMWTFIFIYSIFGSIDFGAGFWAMIYNNHRTMAGRIANRFLSPTWEITNTFLVLLVVAFVGFFPKGAYTLGTVMLVPVSLILFLLAIRSAFMVFSYSVQGYRRTMFIISGISGLLIPSLLIAVLPISQGGFIAVDGDTQSLLLGKLFTSPTLYLYVLFGLTSELYLSSLFLADYARVSNKEDAYKLYRSNAIMLGPLTLLSALFTLLFMAPESRWLIDNLMDQKIWFILSLLAFLMAYAALWWPKQNRPGIGRPRFTLLATVFQYGLASIGYGLAHLPYIVFPDLTIYEAFTAKETFYSLMIMYIVGLAILAPGFYIFWRLFLKDKRYLQQD
- a CDS encoding cytochrome ubiquinol oxidase subunit I; amino-acid sequence: MDTVVLARAFFGTSLGFHIIFATLGVGIPLMIVIAEIIHQVKGDNDYAIMAKRWTKAFAVLLGVAIPSGTIVGVQLSLLWPGFMEIVGKVISLPFQIEIFAFFLEALFMSIYVYAADRLPRYFRLISVFFVALGAVASAILISAVNTWMNTPAGFKIKPDGTIYDVNPWDAFFNPSFLSSSFHVAVTAYMTGAFAVASVAAFKLLKKRPERERAYHLKGLFMSLAVALVMSFVSATSGHHSAQILHQHSPEKLAAAEGLFETQRYAPLAIGGYTDPKTEEVKYGIEIPWALSWLAAGKFDTEVKGLYEFPRETWPPFYVHTLFNLMVGIGTLLLGLAAFVLFYWWFFVKKRGKPFPKWLLWSLVLSGPLSMLGIEFGWVFSCSGRQPWTIYRVQTTAEAATKNEDLGMLFLLFLGLYALLSVLTVLILTAYFKRNPVSKDMEKLQS
- a CDS encoding TVP38/TMEM64 family protein; the encoded protein is MLDNTSVYIEVLKFSGIFAPLLFILLQAFRQFFFLPVGLICLTGGILFGAVAGTFYSVIGITLSSVLFYWGMKSMPKLMKKVKKLQKKWIGKRMPFSVGQIAILKMVPFMHFHLLSLCLIEISSNFREYTKASIISNIPIAIFYSSFGSVLLSLSLFTSLAVIIGLSVLFYLLRRKEWVIKWSEFFEEDNVKREKQRMPA
- a CDS encoding dUTP diphosphatase, with translation MEIERLFSMQDELNSRIVKEHNLENASLSEQRRLAFLVELGELANETRCFKYWSKRPASEKEVILEEYVDGLHFVLSIGLDLGFTKIELSNEVEIRGEMDKIELNSLFLSLYQWGSKSLSHQEFHAFFDEFLGLGVKLGFSFEEIETAYFDKNAVNHERQDTGY
- the sspI gene encoding small acid-soluble spore protein SspI, whose product is MNLDLRKAVLHNVTGNNKEQLQDTIVDAIESGEEKMLPGLGVLFEVIWKNSDQQKKEEILTTLSDGLK
- a CDS encoding TrmH family RNA methyltransferase → MKHIESESNASLKQWKKLHTKKERERSGTYLIEGPHLIEEAIKSGAKLQHVIIEENFEINESWLKEKFTLWSVPAKLMKQLSETEKPQGIVAVCEMMDQSAELIKENGRYLLIDGVQDPGNLGTIIRTADSAGLDGVFLGEGTADLYNGKTVRSTQGSLYHLPIVKADLLEIIEQCKERNITVLSTSLQEAVDMRKAPEVEGFALIVGNEGAGVQEVLQQESTMNVKIPIFGSAESLNVSVATGILLYELQRNRT